A portion of the Toxoplasma gondii ME49 chromosome VIIb, whole genome shotgun sequence genome contains these proteins:
- a CDS encoding signal recognition particle 14kd protein (encoded by transcript TGME49_256050), producing the protein MVLADNNVFLEELGRLYEQNRKTGCGSVWVTLKRTFPALNGVRGLKRKRALQDEEKLQTSVCLIRATNGRKKISTQVSLKEVTQFSSALMGVVRLNADDLRPSQRTHPTTNCPEAKSSDVIQSPGNKRMKTQRKCSSGEAGKQAVNAGSRAVGTEKREDSACEELGSENVRK; encoded by the exons ATGGTACTTGCTGATAACAATGTGTTTCTTGAAGAGCTCGGTCGTCTGTACGAGCAAAACCGGAAGACAGGCTGTGGATCCGTCTGGGTGACTCTGAAAAGAA CGTTTCCTGCTCTGAACGGCGTCCGTGGGTTAAAGCGTAAAAGAGCTCTTCAGGATGAAGAGAAGCTTCAGACTAGTGTATGTCTTATACGGGCTACCAatggaagaaagaagattTCAACGCAG GTTTCCTTAAAAGAAGTCACTCAGTTCAGCAGCGCTCTGATGGGAGTGGTGAGGCTAAACGCAGATGATTTGCGCCCGTCCCAGCGAACGCATCCCACAACAAACTGTCCCGAAGCAAAGTCTAGCGACGTCATTCAGTCACCAGGAAACAAACGAATGAAGACACAACGAAAATGTTCTTCTGGAGAGGCAGGGAAGCAAGCTGTCAACGCAGGGAGCCGGGCTGTGGGtacggagaaacgagaagactctgcatgcgaagagcTAGGCAGTGAAAATGTGAGAAAGTAA
- a CDS encoding PA14 domain-containing protein (encoded by transcript TGME49_256040), with the protein MMLGRLLFAASIIPWQQCLAQDVGYNLGPLQQLTQFRKQHRRTVDGRLCAAAFVQDDQTYTDCTGARAPDGKAGGEWCYVEVQLLGKGGRDWNWCIPPINYDKVRSKSREAFEMKATEAEKMIARLDGSISRVDDMLHRHSATCGSRHDSVGRQVEKIEKVLSHSRSCLKKVEEASGKIGALEKDIIAIQNDIATGRRRLFAQPENCETVPGYEDEPFPDGIKGYYYGNARFSGAPRAIRIDRAIDFVFAGAGPVEGLTSQQYSIRWDGYLLAPRSGDFTFSIETDSGVRVFLNQQPIIVDRMPPATETDAIGDKIVPLTAVAGHPGSHTTESVPLELTAGEKYKLRVELVHTCHFKYENSDSASLKLSWQSPGVKKEVISGKYFFTSSPSSPVKVSGLDPQLFQISLLYSGEKAFADSEQFVVADIPQKYQGMKTIRGPSDPAVDYFEFSANMPVDVYVASSGRATLPLSPSEKQPWTAHDTGDDLSVYRGTNPLSSALDSSLMKIWQISFPEGGLISFDVTDKGVPFLLFLEGKKANAQSCGGQQQVLSLVGGPTFAECEASSQLSEEFGCQAALNGRNMDVKNGVWRTAGGNGVGEYIVVRFNRPVQITHFRFKPRGDAVTWPSEIVLSFSGDGDDEAGDTFGILHTQSMEHNSYKLKQPAITNYVRATISQMYVNGEDSGGSFEFLGTACSLPEEGLDTEAETPKFAIDNCASTMEDIPELLPLQEGEQFFAVCPRSCALSLEGYVYGTDVYAPESSLCKAALHSGVCSAFSACRMLVTVTGPRKSFPASSQNGISSYAHGPSDSSLSFSKTSCTESLLSRAPIKYKISFGTGAPESGWLLDNGSVKRRQQGVVYGWLRPAEATKCPELGFSNPLNKEGILFPPAASSDECKRGADCRTNFWSLSVPDNGRYRVEVQLGNPCSPTAATNYLQVNGTPVAHGVKLEKGRFYVATADVDVTDKIIVLSSLCDITGNTKELCEDAVTTIMNVIIEKM; encoded by the exons ATGATGCTCGGCCGTTTGCTATTCGCTGCCTCAATTATTCCGTGGCAGCAATGTCTCGCGCAGGATGTGGGGTACAATCTGGGCCCACTCCAACAGTTAACTCAGTTTCGCAAGCAGCACCGTCGAACAGTTGATGGAAGATTGTGTGCCGCTGCCTTTGTACAGGACGACCAAACGTACACAGACTGCACAGGGGCCAGAGCTCCAGACGGAAAAGCCG GGGGTGAGTGGTGCTATGTCGAAGTGCAACTTTTGGggaaaggaggaagggaCTGGAACTGGTGTATTCCGCCGATCAACTATG ACAAAGTCAGAAGCAAATCCCGCGAGGCGTTCGAGATGAAAGCCACTGAAGCCGAGAAAATG ATTGCACGTCTTGATGGAAGCATTTCACGAGTCGACGATATGTTGCACCG GCATTCAGCAACCTGCGGGTCTAGACACGACTCGGTCGGGCGCCAAGTCGAGAAGATCGAGAAAGTCTTGTCCCACAGCCGGAGTTGTTTGAAGAAAGTCGAAGAGGCTTCAGGGAAAATTGGTGCTCTTGAAAAGGATATCATTGCCATCCAGAATGACATCGCaacaggcagaagaagattGTTTGCGCAGCCAGAAAACTGCGAAACAGTTCCAGG CTATGAAGATGAGCCTTTTCCTGACGGAATCAAGGGTTATTACTACGGCAACGCTCGTTTTAGCGGTGCTCCCCGAGCCATCAGGATTGACCGTGCAATTGACTTTGTTTTTGCTGGTGCTGGGCCGGTAGAAGGTCTCACCTCGCAACAATATTCAATCC GATGGGACGGATATCTCCTGGCTCCCCGTTCAGGAGACTTCACGTTCAGCATAG AGACGGACAGTGGAGTTCGCGTATTTCTCAACCAGCAGCCAATTATAGTGGATAGAATGCCCCCTGCAACTGAGACTGATGCGATAGGGGACAAAATTGTGCCGCTGACCGCTGTTGCGGGGCACCCTGGAAGTCATACAACTGAATCGGTCCCTCTGGAGCTGACGGCCGGAGAGAAATACAAACTACGCGTGGAGCTGGTACATACCTGCCACTTCAAATACGAAAACTCAGATAGCGCCTCTTTAAA ACTCTCTTGGCAGTCGCCAGGAGTCAAGAAAGAAGTGATTTCAGGCAAATATTTCTTCACGTCTAGTCCCAGCTCTCCAGTTAAAGTCTCCGG ACTTGATCCACAGCTGTTCCAAATCTCGCTTCTTTacagcggagaaaaggcGTTTGCTGACAGTGAACAGTTTGTTGTCGCGGATATTCCACAGAAGTACCAGGGAATGAAGACAATACGCGGTCCCTCTGATCCCGCAGTGGATTACTTCGAGTTCTCAGCCAACATGCCCGTCGACGTCTATGTTGCATCATCCGGCCGAGCAACTCTGCCACTCTCACCTTCAGAAAAGCAGCCGTGGACGGCTCACGATACGGGCGACGACCTCTCGGTTTACCGCGGAACGAATCCTCTTAGCTCAGCGCTTGATAGCAGTCTAATGAAGATATGGCAAATAAGCTTTCCTGAAGGAGGCCTTATTTCTTTCGACGTCACCGACAAAGGGGTTCCATTCCTGCTGTTTctcgaaggaaagaaggcgaacgccCAATCATGTG GCGGCCAGCAGCAAgtgctgtctctcgtcgGCGGTCCCACGTTCGCTGAGTGTGAGGCATCATCACAGCTGTCAGAAGAATTTGGTTGTCAGGCTGCCCTGAATGGAAGAAACATGGATGTGAAAAACGGAGTCTGGCGTACCGCCGGAGGAAATG GCGTTGGGGAGTATATAGTCGTCAGATTCAACCGACCTGTGCAGAT CACTCACTTCCGGTTCAAGCCTCGGGGCGACGCAGTAACGTGGCCGTCGGAAATAGTATTATCCTTCTCCG GTGACGGAGATGATGAGGCAGGAGATACGTTTGGAATACTTCACACGCAAAGCATGGAACACAATTCATACAAGCTTAAACAGCCGGCCATCACGAATTAT GTCCGGGCGACTATCTCCCAAATGTATGTCAATGGAGAGGACTCCGGTGGTTCTTTTGAGTTTCTTGGGACAGCGTGCAGCCTACCGGAGGAGGGTCTCGACACGGAAGCTGAAACACCTAAATTCGCCATCGAC AACTGTGCCAGCACGATGGAAGATATTCCAGAGCTGCTACCACTTCAGGAGGGAGAACAATTCTTCGCTGTTTGCCCTCGCTCTTGCGCCTTGAGTCTGGAGGGATACGTTTATGGAACTGATGTCTACGCTCCTGAATCCAGTCTATGCAAGGCTGCCTTGCATTCTGGAGTGTGCAGTGCATTCAGCGCTTGCCGGATGCTGGTCACAGTCACCGGCCCTCGCAAGTCGTTCCCCGCATCATCACAAAACGGCATTTCGTCGTATGCCCACGGCCCCAGCGACTCTTCCCTTTCGTTCTCAAAGACGTCATGCACCGAATCGTTGCTTTCCCGTGCTCCAATCAAGTATAAAATATCCTTTGGAACGGGTGCCCCTGAATCA GGATGGCTCTTGGATAATGGCAGCGTCAAACGACGCCAACAGGGTGTCGTGTATG GGTGGTTGCGGCCTGCTGAGGCGACAAAATGTCCTGAATTAGGATTTTCAAACCCTTTGAACAAAGAGGGAATACTCTTTCCCCCAGCCGCATCAAGCGACGAATGCAAGAGAGGAGCT GACTGTCGGACTAACTTCTGGTCTCTTTCCGTGCCCGACAACGGCCGTTATAGAGTGGAAGTTCAGCTCGGAAATCCGTGCTCGCCCACAGCTGCGACTAACTACCTTCAAGTCAACGGCACACCGGTGGCACATGGCGTGAAACTGGAGAAGGGGAGATTCTACGTG GCAACGGCAGATGTGGACGTTACCGACAAAATCATTGTTCTATCCTCACTCTGCGACATCACCGGCAACACGAAGGAGTTATGCGAGGACGCAGTAACAACGATTATGAACGTGATCATTGAGAAGATGTAG
- a CDS encoding hypothetical protein (encoded by transcript TGME49_256035~Signal peptide predicted by SignalP 2.0 HMM (probability 0.998) with cleavage site probability 0.428 at residue 24), which yields MSLPKTMMASATLTWVCLCATVAAGSRSKDMLPALLGDLQVPPHPVLNIHIEESADDHLDSLRFGKEKRSLRRSLADLWAFEKDDVKALQEVATGENEALNQLTQIAAMNEAALGSRRTF from the exons ATGTCCCTTCCAAAAACTATGATGGCAAGCGCCACTCTCACATGGGTGTGCCTCTGTGCTACGGTCGCGGCAGGCAGTCGCTCGAAA GACATGCTACCGGCGCTGCTGGGGGACCTTCAGGTCCCTCCTCACCCAGTTTT GAACATTCACATTGAGGAGAGTGCTGACGACCATCTAGACTCACTGCGATtcgggaaggagaaacgctcTCTCAGACGTTCCCTGGCAGATTTATGGGCTTTCGAGAAAG ATGATGTGAAGGCACTTCAGGAAGTCG CGACGGGCGAGAACGAAGCTTTGAACCAGCTAACGCAG ATTGCGGCTATGAATGAAGCAGCACT GGGCAGCAGAAGAACTTTTTAA
- a CDS encoding hypothetical protein (encoded by transcript TGME49_256030) — MACGIPWKLARRDELMATRQAERPGEYFPPPYPPCPPTVVTPLRTSAYDFPEATFVTRPCLPAKKATGHKNVFERLTDTAYYTGSHRERFDEFGNGRGIAGREYLYAYDGLTESPSRCHEVYSSVIKRPRKPVVTPGTLGIQRFGVQIPAPRLMWLYRNGDKHDDGTPFFVRPYIKSMESLYQQITKEITPIAGPVRRIFDQNFRVITDLDDIVDGAKYLCTSGEPPAAYDRLEKFLSEWVIQKSQTKVPSQFFVV; from the exons ATGGCGTGCGGCATCCCATGGAAGCTTGCTCGACGG GATGAACTAATGGCGACACGACAGGCAGAAAGACCGGGCGAGTACTTTCCTCCGCCCTATCCGCCGTGTCCGCCTACGGTTGTCACGCCGCTTCGGACAAGTGCATACGATTTCCCTGAAGCCACCTTCGTCACGAGGCCATGCCTTCCCGccaagaaggcgacaggacACAAAAATGTTTTTGAACGGCTAACCGACACGGCCTACTACACG GGATCGCACCGAGAACGGTTTGACGAGTTCGGAAATGGTAGAGGAATTGCTGGTAGAGAATACTTATATGCCTACGACGGATTGACGGAGTCTCCAAGTAGATGCCACGAAGTCTACTCCTCTGTCATTAAGCGAC CTCGAAAACCCGTTGTCACCCCCGGTACCTTGGGTATCCAGCGGTTCGGAGTTCAAATTCCAGCTCCTAGATTAATGTGGCTTTACCGCAACGGCGATAAACACGACGACGGCactcctttcttcgtccgCCCCTACATCAAATCCATGGAGTCTCTTTATCAACAGATCACTAAG GAAATAACTCCCATCGCTGGACCGGTCCGAAGAATCTTCGACCAGAATTTCCGTGTCATCACCGATCTTGATGACATTGTTGATGGCGCGAAATACTTGTGTACCTCTG GAGAACCACCTGCAGCTTACGATCGACTCGAGAAATTTCTGAGCGAATGGGTGATTCAGAAGTCGCAAACAAAGGTTCCGAGCCAGTTCTTCGTTGTGTAA
- a CDS encoding SPEF1 family protein (encoded by transcript TGME49_256025) — MASSASLHASFPKGASKSCVPLAPPLPGDEELAELYHWVDTIPLSRPKRNISRDFSDGVLMAELVNSCLPKMAELHNYSSANSIDKKAYNWQTLNRKVFHRLGMRLNPKDIDDIVNARPGAVERVISLFRKQVMRQTLTRTQQLIA; from the exons ATGGCGAGCTCTGCCTCGCTCCATGCTTCTTTTCCCAAGGGAGCATCTAAAA GTTGCGTCCCTTTGGCTCCGCCGCTTccgggagacgaagagttAGCTGAGTTGTATCACTGGGTGGATACTATTCCTCTCTCCAGGCCGAAACGAAATATCAGCCGCGACTTTTCTGATGGTG TTCTAATGGCCGAGTTGGTGAATTCATGTCTTCCCAAAATGGCTGAGCTGCACAATTACAG CTCGGCAAACTCTATTGACAAGAAGGCGTACAACTGGCAAACATTGAACC GGAAAGTATTTCACCGGCTAGGCATGCGCCTGAATCCAAAAGATATTGACGATATTGTCAATGCCCGGCCTGGAGCAGTGGAAAGGGTTATCTCACTTTTCCGCAAGCAG GTGATGCGGCAAACACTCACACGTACGCAACAACTCATTGCGTGA
- a CDS encoding EFHC1, putative (encoded by transcript TGME49_256020): MDTGKLFARKPPHNHTFIFCRTLVRPKNPWRDGSTLPKATTREHYTCDEPPTVELPAADLMENQVLRFFCFFKSHVEEDKMQNIRVRRCNLYYYLEDDTVQIEEPQIDNSGLRHGTLIKRHRIQNASNPMVYISPADLCIGREITIYGITIRMADCDEFTRKWYKNSGNEQPPPEEIPRDSFVTMRRLSELQTCKVPMTYDKQYREVMLGGGFVNQNMQQFMEKDRMVCRFFASYDDSLSSRFERRLMVILFYLCDDTIEIREHLPTNSSRPHFPVYFRRRKLPKTKVAPLGPCDPLLKKEDYFQITDFKVGSMMRMLDVDFFIYDADGFTREYFRRELKIELDPAIDVRIDLPPPPDPPVPPPTGYGTDSDSMTSVKYIVPKQRIEQYKKSNELDGKCLRFRAHLLEPLAPGQKKRLFCIEYHLADEEVAITEIHQRDVGVTGGKFLQKGKYKHEQTQQTLRPCDFSVGKKMCINKHFFQVVDADQFTRTYMTTGKIDSSQSDLHRILQRLRDSLDERLTTLRDMFRKLDQWSLNYQTVPFRVNVAAPSFDSTNHFYGATQDKNGVVTVEELKSCLAKVGYELSPEEVLTLLRYFDTNGDHQVNYVEFCDSCLKSSCNTSGCCPLSVKSPRGAADPAAHCVKRLEEASEIKKAVRKIQHLFYQQPRLLNKLAKEFSHMTVGKTVTASQVCEALKSIGHEFPLSTVQRCIAYMFPEKEFEDIDYNQFIQTVCTSYNDFPSER, translated from the exons ATGGATACAGGAAAACTATTTGCTCGCAAGCCGCCGCATAACCACACGTTCATCTTCTGCCGAACTCTGGTCAGGCCCAAAAACCCTTGGAGAGACGGATCGACACTTCCGAAGGCAACAACTCGCGAGCACTACACCTGTGATGAGCCGCCCACAGTTGAACTACCAGCTGCTGATCTGATGGAAAACCAAGTGCTTCGAttcttttgctttttcaAGTCACAtgtcgaagaagacaaaatGCAAAACATCCGAGTTCGGCGATGCAACCTATACTACTACCTTGAG GACGACACAGTCCAAATTGAAGAACCTCAGATTGACAACAGTGGTCTTCGGCATGGGACTCTCATCAAGCGGCATCGCATTCAAAATGCTAGCAATCCGATGGTCTACATTTCGCCGGCAGATCTTTGCATTGGGAGAGAGATAACCATCTACGGCATAACTATTCGAATGGCTGACTGTGACGAGTTTACGAGA AAATGGTACAAAAACTCGGGCAACGAGCAACCGCCACCTGAGGAGATTCCACGGGACAGCTTCGTCACGATGCGCCGGTTATCGGAACTTCAGACGTGCAAAGTTCCCATGACTTATGACAAGCA ATACCGCGAAGTGATGCTTGGAGGAGGTTTCGTCAATCAAAACATGCAACAATTCATGGAGAAAGACCGAATG GTCTGCCGATTTTTCGCCTCGTACGATgattcgctgtcttctcgaTTCGAAAGAAGGCTGATGGTCATACTGTTTTATCTCTG TGACGATACGATTGAAATCCGTGAGCACCTCCCAACCAACAGCTCTCGACCACATTTTCCGGTCTACTTCAGACGACGCAAACTTCCAAAGA CCAAGGTTGCCCCACTAGGGCCTTGTGATCCTTTGctcaagaaagaagactATTTCCAGATAACGGATTTCAAG GTCGGATCGATGATGCGAATGTTAGACGTTGATTTCTTCATCTACGACGCAGACGGATTCACCAGAGAATATTTCAG GCGAGAGCTTAAAATCGAGCTGGATCCTGCCATTGACGTGCGCATCGACCTGCCCCCCCCTCCCGATCCTCCAGTGCCACCTCCAACTGGATACGGCACCGACAGTGACTCAATGACGTCCGTTAAATACATCGTCCCCAAGCAGAGAATTGAGCAGTACAAAAAATCAAACGAACTCGATGgcaagtgtctccgtttccgtGCACACTTGTTGGAGCCCCTTGCCCCCGGTCAGAAAAAGCGGCTTTTCTGTATCGAATACCACTTGGCGGATGAGGAAGTTGCAATTACTGAAATCCATCAAAG GGATGTCGGAGTCACTGGAGGGAAGTTCTTGCAGAAGGGGAAGTACAAACACGAACAAACTCAGCAGACCCTCAGACCGTGCGATTTCAGTGTTGG GAAAAAAATGTGCATCAATAAGCACTTCTTTCAAGTGGTCGACGCCGATCAGTTTACCAGGACCTACATGACGACTGGCAAAATTGACAGCAGTCAATCAGATCTACATCGCATTCTTCAGCGTTTGAGAGATTCCCTGGACGAAAGACTAACGACGCTACGAGACATGTTTCGAAAACTCGACCAG TGGTCTCTGAATTATCAAACAGTGCCCTTCCGGGTAAACGTGGCAGCTCCATCTTTTGACTCCACAAATCATTTTTATGGTGCGACGCAGGACAAAAACGGAGTTGTCACGGTGGAGGAACTGAAAAGCTGCTTGGCAAAAGTGGGATACGAGTTGTCTCCCGAG GAGGTTCTCACCTTGCTAAGGTATTTCGATACTAACGGCGATCATCAGGTCAACTACGTGGAATTCTGCGATTCGTGTCTCAAAAGTTCTTGCAACACGTCCGGCTGCTGCCCACTGTCAGTGAAGTCG CCGCGGGGCGCTGCAGATCCCGCGGCCCACTGTGTCAAAAGGCTGGAAGAGGCAAGTGAAATAAAAAAGGCGGTCCGAAAAATTCA GCACCTGTTTTACCAACAACCCCGGCTTTTGAACAAGCTTGCAAAGGAATTCAGTCACATGACTGTTGGGAAAACCGTCACAGCGAGCCAAGTCTGCGAGGCGCTGAAATCAATAG GTCACGAGTTTCCCCTGAGCACCGTCCAGAGGTGCATTGCATACATGTTTCCTGAAAAAGAATTTGAGGACATTGATTACAATCAATTTATTCAG ACTGTCTGCACATCGTACAACGACTTTCCCTCTGAGAGGTGA
- a CDS encoding hypothetical protein (encoded by transcript TGME49_256010), which translates to MHRGSCLHVLSGVPFVEEDIPQISRVSQIIFVHETVPLLHGCTLLISQANDATRSAERFFDPVTLVEHGLPRHRRSHGLRHRRERNSNCSPFDHRMMRCRYLSPAYIPAIASLILAHVLNGSQVVCFLQPRGDRLGHWFQETTSFAYTYRSPQIPSASHLLQSTGSSLGGTGPDSKSTVQVQRLLALDSVFAGKYAVWWTIRDFRRKWAWRQRRDRAPPLRTSRFPFAGINSVQMQFWPSGNQSAKPGFVSLAISIPECWKDFHYPINMYVGGYKRGPLCLHTSEYFKVANSFCRLQDLQLDNDQVTVGFEIDTSQAADRGRS; encoded by the exons atgcacagaggAAGCTGTCTGCATGTGCTCTCCGGAGTTCCCTTCGTAGAGGAGGATATTCCACAAATCTCGCGAGTTTCACAAATAATTTTCGTTCATGAAACTGTACCTCTCCTACATGGGTGCACCTTGCTTATTTCGCAGGCAAATGACGCAACAAGGAGTGCTGAGCGTTTTTTTGACCCTGTGACACTCGTCGAGCACGGGCTACCCCGACATCGGAGGTCACACGGATTACGCCACCGTAGGGAAAGGAATTCGAACTGTTCGCCGTTTGATCACAGAATGATGCGGTGCAGGTATTTGTCCCCAGCGTACATTCCTGCCATCGCATCCCTCATTCTGGCCCACGTACTGAATGGCTCCCAG gttgtctgcttcctccaaCCAAGAGGCGACCGTCTTGGACATTGGTTTCAAGAAACGACGTCATTTGCCTATACGTACAG GTCCCCGCAAATACCATCGGCTTCACATTTGCTTCAGTCAACTGGCAGCTCCCTAGGAGGCACCGGTCCAGACTCGAAAAGTACAGTCCAGGTGCAGCGTCTTCTGGCCTTGGACAGTGTGTTTGCTGGGAAATATGCGGTGTGGTGGACAATAAGAGATTTCCGACGG AAATGGGCATGGCGACAAAGACGTGACCGCGCACCTCCACTGCGAACCAGCCGCTTCCCATTTGCAGGAATTAACTCAGTGCAGATGCAGTTCTGGCCGTCAGGAAACCAGTCTGCAAAGCCAGG GTTTGTTTCACTTGCAATTTCTATTCCGGAATGCTGGAAGGATTTTCACTACCCAATAAACATGTATGTAGGAGGGTATAAACGAGGACCCCTCTGTCTGCATACTTCGGAATACTTCAAG GTTGCTAATTCATTTTGCCGTCTGCAGGATTTACAGCTGGATAACGATCAGGTGACAGTGGGTTTTGAAATTGATACCTCACAAGCGGCCGACCGCGGCAGGAGCTAG
- a CDS encoding endoplasmic reticulum retention receptor (encoded by transcript TGME49_256000~Product name based on PMID:15701805.~Signal peptide predicted by SignalP 2.0 HMM (probability 0.939) with cleavage site probability 0.921 at residue 28~Predicted trans-membrane domain (TMHMM2.0):57-80:120-143:155-175:184-207) produces MAMNAFRFAGDMLHLLSIVLLLLKLRRSKNCVGISCRMQEMYLLVFCSRYVDLLYHFISVYNTAMKLFFIASTAYTVYLIRFKPPISQTYDRRADSFPYEKYLIPPCILLSLVTAEDWSVSEILWAFSIWLECVAILPQLILLQQLREVENLTGNYVAALGAYRFLYILNWVYRYFAESPPYVNYVGWIAGVIQTALYVDFFYYYALSKWYGQKLVLPVHAEV; encoded by the coding sequence ATGGCGATGAATGCCTTTCGTTTCGCTGGTGATATGCTTCACCTTCTTTCGATCGTCTTGCTGCTTCTCAAGCTGCGACGATCGAAAAACTGCGTCGGGATCTCATGCCGCATGCAGGAGATGTATCTGCTAGTTTTCTGCAGTCGCTATGTGGATCTTCTGTACCACTTCATATCTGTTTATAACACTGCAATGAAATTGTTCTTCATCGCGTCAACAGCGTACACAGTCTACCTGATTCGGTTCAAGCCGCCCATCTCCCAAACCTATGACAGACGCGCAGATTCTTTTCCTTATGAAAAGTATCTGATCCCTCCGTGCATTCTACTGTCGTTGGTTACGGCAGAGGACTGGTCCGTTTCAGAGATTCTGTGGGCCTTCAGCATTTGGCTTGAGTGCGTTGCTATTCTGCCCCAGCTAATTCTTCTTCAGCAACTGCGAGAGGTGGAGAATTTGACCGGCAACTACGTGGCGGCGTTGGGAGCTTACAGATTCCTGTATATCCTGAACTGGGTGTACCGCTACTTTGCAGAGTCTCCCCCGTATGTGAACTATGTGGGCTGGATCGCAGGAGTCATTCAGACAGCTCTGTATGTGGACTTCTTTTACTACTACGCCTTGTCCAAGTGGTACGGACAGAAACTTGTGTTGCCCGTCCACGCAGAAGTGTag
- a CDS encoding hypothetical protein (encoded by transcript TGME49_255990) has translation MRRIQNWKGPPQFRSAVLQVESLVVKPRLRKQDIAALQQLRKKVQKLLKDLDQAINTKHEFHFWPVRLTVEACCFRRTETRQSGKARTVVPLIQHIPRPAPATSNIGLGLKEHLRNDSKNSRVRESQKVTSTLRTSAGVARKSHLSILKPVRM, from the coding sequence ATGAGGCGAATTCAAAATTGGAAAGGCCCGCCACAGTTTCGTTCCGCGGTGTTGCAGGTAGAAAGCCTGGTCGTAAAACCGAGGCTCCGCAAGCAAGACATCGCGGCGCTTCAGCAGCTACGGAAGAAGGTTCAGAAACTCCTTAAAGATCTTGACCAGGCGATAAACACCAAACACGAGTTTCACTTTTGGCCGGTCCGTCTCACCGTCGAAGCTTGTTGTTTTCGACGAACTGAGACGAGGCAAAGCGGAAAGGCCCGCACGGTCGTCCCTTTGATTCAGCATATCCCAAGGCCAGCACCAGCGACTTCTAATATTGGATTGGGATTGAAAGAACATTTAAGAAATGACTCAAAAAACAGTCGAGTGCGAGAATCCCAGAAAGTCACGAGCACCTTGCGAACTAGCGCCGGAGTTGCCAGAAAAAGTCACCTCTCGATTCTGAAACCAGTACGCATGTGA